In Candidatus Deferrimicrobiaceae bacterium, the genomic window AGCTCGGGGACATCCGAAGCTAGCCCGCATTTCTCACCAGGCTTCTGCTGCTGCGGCGGATACAGGCATGTCTACTGCGTTGCGCTCGGTCGGGCTCCTCGACGTAGTGTCCACTACGTCTCCGGGGCCCTCGGTCGCGCGCCTTGTATCCACGCCCGTCTCCACCGCCTCGCGACGAACCCTGGTGAGAAATGCGGGCTAGGGGCGCGCCCCGGCTCCCGGGATCGTGTCCCGTGAAACCCGCCTTCCCGAAAACCGTAGGGAAAACGTGCCCCCCTGCCTTCGACCGGAGTTCCCCCCCTGCATTGGGGTTGGGAAAAAAAAGGATTGACAGGGACGCGAAAGAGGATTAGAAATTACAGCATAATCTGATTATACTGTTAAAATTAAATATCCTGATAAATAAAATAAAAAGGAGATAATAGTGGAAATAAGAAAAACGGTGAAAGCTAGGAAAACTGATAAAACTGGAAAAACGGGGGAAAACGATTCCTGCTGCCCGACGGCGGGGATCGGGATGTGCAGGATCGAGTCGATGGTGTCCGTGGACGAGCGCGGACAGCTGATTCTGCCGAAGGAGATCCGCGACAAGGCGGGGATCAAGGGAGGAGACAAGCTGGCGGTCGTCAGCTGGGAGAAGGGCGGGAAGGTTTGCTGCCTCTCCCTGATCCAGGTCGAGGAGTTCACCGGGATGGTCAAGGATCTGCTCGGCCCCCTGATGGGCGAAATACTCCACAAAAGATAAGGGAGGGGAAGAGGATGGACGCGGGGAAGATACGGAAGCTTGTGCGGGATCGATATGGAAGGATCGTCAGGCAGGAGAGTTCCTGCTGCGGACCTTCCAGGACGTGCGGAGGCGCGGGTCCGGTCGAGGAGACAAGCAGGCGAATCGGATACTCGAACAAGGAGATGCGATCGGTGCCCGGGGGGGCGAACCTGGGGCTTGGCTGCGGCAACCCGACGGCGCTCGCCTCCCTGAAAAAGGGAGAGACCGTCCTCGACCTCGGATCGGGGGCGGGTTTCGACTGCTTTCTCGCTTCCCGGGAGGTCGGCCCGGAGGGGAGTGTCATCGGTGTGGACATGACTCCCGAGATGGTCGAAAAGGCGCGGGAGAACGCAAGGCGGGGCGGATACGGAAATGTGGAATTCCGGTTCGGCGAAATCGAGAACCTCCCCGTCGCCGATGGCACGGTGGACGTGATTCTCTCCAATTGCGTCATCAACCTTTCCCCGAACAAGGGGAGAGTCTTCCAGGAAGCGTTCCGGGTGCTGAAACCGGGCGGAAGGCTGATGATTTCGGACCTGGTCGTGGTGAAGC contains:
- a CDS encoding HgcAB-associated protein → MKARKTDKTGKTGENDSCCPTAGIGMCRIESMVSVDERGQLILPKEIRDKAGIKGGDKLAVVSWEKGGKVCCLSLIQVEEFTGMVKDLLGPLMGEILHKR
- a CDS encoding arsenite methyltransferase, coding for MDAGKIRKLVRDRYGRIVRQESSCCGPSRTCGGAGPVEETSRRIGYSNKEMRSVPGGANLGLGCGNPTALASLKKGETVLDLGSGAGFDCFLASREVGPEGSVIGVDMTPEMVEKARENARRGGYGNVEFRFGEIENLPVADGTVDVILSNCVINLSPNKGRVFQEAFRVLKPGGRLMISDLVVVKPLSQRLRRSVSAYVGCVAGAIRKEEYLESLSAAGFREVAVVEETSFPVGGFSTDPLARGMIEEQAIPPEAIREVESLVSSIRVHGRKPAGKE